The Candidatus Woesearchaeota archaeon genome segment CTAAGCAATCAGCTTGCGCTTTTTCAACCACAGCAGTAAGATTTACCGGTACGCCATATAAGGTAACTCCTGTTTTGATTTTTGGATCAAGTTCTTTGATTTTTAAAACTCGGTCATGACGAAAGGAAATAACAACAGCATTATTATGGAAATTGTTTTTTTGAATACTATCAACCATTGGTTGTTCAAGGTCGCAGCCTTTTAATTCAATATACACTTTGAAGTTTTCAGAAGCTTTAGCTTTAATAAGATCAATGACCTGCTGAAATGTAGGGATGGTATGACTCGTTTCTTCCCCTTTAAACCATAATCTTAATTGCTGTAATTCTTCCAATGTTTTTTCATAAACTAAACCGGCAGTTATCGTTAATCTATCAAGAAATTGATCATGAAATACAATTAATTCACCTGATTTACACTGCCAGATGTCTAACTCAATGCCATCAGCACCCATCATTATTGCTTTCTCAAAAGCTGCAAGAGAATTCTCTACTTCATGGCCTGAGGCTCCACGATGAGCAATTTTGAGCATAGCAACCATTTTCATGCTTTATTTTATAAATTTTTTCTAAGAATAAAATATTAAATAATAAAAAATAAAAAATTATTTTCTAACCATCAACATAGCTACCATAAAGCCAACTAATCCAAGTAATACTATCACTAATCCAATGACTAATGCAATGTATACTGGACTGTCTTTAAAGTCAACTTCAACAGGTGTGTCAACAGCAGGTGTAGTGCTTATAACTGGTTGCTGAGGCATAACTGGTGTATCAACAACTTGCACTTGCACATTTTCAGGCTGTGTTTTTTGTGTAGTTGTGCCTACAGTAACTTTTTTGCCTGAAGTGGTTGATGGACTTGTATAACTGTTTGAGTTATCACTTGGTGTAAAACCCTTGTCGCCTGAACTTGATTCAAACTTTTCAGGATGCAAGATTTTATCAATGTCATCTAATACATCATTGATGTCATCTTGTAAATCTTGTGCATCATCTTCTAGTTTGTTATCAGTTGTAGCTCGTTTAAAGTCTTTAACATCATCTTCTAACTCTTGCAGGTCATCTTCTAAATCTCTTAAGTCATCTTCAGCATCATCAATGTCATTTTTGTCATCATCGTCAACTGCTTCTTCGTAGTCATCTTCTAATTTAAACCAATCTTTTTCAAGCTTGTCAAATCTATCTTGTAATTCTTTGAATTTAGCAGCGTCAGTTGTTGGAGCTGGTGTTGCAGCAACAGTAACTGTTTTAGTTGCAGTTGTCTGTGCTTTTCCATCACTTACTGTAAACGTAACTGTATAGGCTCCTGTTGCAGTGTACGTATGTGTAGGACTAAGTACTGTACTGGTAGCGGTATCGCCAAAGTTCCATACATAGGTTAAAGCATCATTGTTTGCATCTGATACAATTCCGGTGAATGGTACTGCTTGATTTACGACAGCTGCTCCGACAGTGAAATCTGCTGTTGGCGCAGTGTTAGGATTTTGCACAGGTTTCAATCCAAGAGCTACATCTACTTTTGCAAGAAGAGCATTGTAGTCATTTATCATGTTATTAAAACTGGTTACAACTCCAGAAAGAACATCAATGATTTTCTGAACATCTGGGTTTTCTGCTTTTTGAACTTCATATTGTTTAATAATTGTATTAAATTGAATAACACTTGTTTGTAAAACATTTAAATTGGCTAAAATTTTACTACGAAGCTCACTAAGTTCATCTTTGTTGTTATCTTCTATTGCATCAGCTACATCCAATTTAAGATCATCTAATACTTTTTGTTGTTGTAGTACAAGTGCATCATCAGTTACACTAATACATTTAACTTCTCCAAATAGTTTAGCACAGGCAAATTCTTCTCCTTGAGTAATTTGTGTTTCTAATGCTTCAAGATCATTTTCAAGTTGAGCAACTTTCTGATCAATCTTTTTGAAAAGCGTATCTAAAACTGTTTCAGGACCTACGTCGCTTTTTAATTCATTGAAACTATTACTTAAATCATCTAAATTGAATAATACTGGTTTAACATCTTCTAAGTATTCTGCTTGAACAAGATCATTGTTTTTATTTGGTTCAGCAGCGAAATTATCTGAAATATGATTATATGCCTTTTCTACTTCAACAAGATTCTTTTCAATATCTAATGCTTCTTCTAATAATTCACTACCACAAACATGGGAAGTAGCAAAAAGAGCTACCATATTTGGATCTTCAACCCAATTATTATCCGGTTTAAAAGCAATGAATCCATTACTCTTATCAAGCGTGAACGTATATTTATTTGTCAACATATCAGTAACTTCTACTTGTAATTTTTGGTTAGTATATGACTTTTCAGTACATAAATTACCTAAATTAATATTTTCTAAAGAATAATCAACAAACTGGCAATATTTTTCTCCGCTGCAAGGAATTTGCCCAACACCATTAAGTGTTACAGAAAAAATACCATCATCATTAGTAAGCGTGTACGTTAATGTTGGTTCATCTTGAAGCAGATAAACATACGCGTTTCCTTCAAGAGGTGCTTCAGCACTGACAAAGCTTGCTAAAACAACCATTAATACAATAAATAACATACTTTTGATATATTTCATGTGAGTCTACCCCCTCAACTAAACACTACAACATAGCAGTGCTACTGGGTAGTAATCATTAACTAATATATAAATGTTATGTATCTTTTACACTATGTAGTGGTGAATTAATGGTTTTAGTTCCCCTACTTTTGCCATCGTTCTGCATGTCTCTTGCGGGCTTCTGCTAAAGAGATAGTATTCTCTGAAGAAAGGAGAAATTCACGTAATTGCTCTTTAATAGCTGTTGTTACCATCCTATAACAGCTATAGCTACTATAGATATAAATTTTTCGAACAAATGGCTCTGTCCCGAATCTCGGCTTACGCCTCGGTTTTGGTGCCGTGATTATCCCACTTGTTGATAAGAAGGAAAAAATTCCCATTGGAATTCCCTTTTTTCTCGATTATTTATTCTTAAGATAATCACAAGCATGGCACCAATTCAGCAACCACCATCAGCTCGGCTTAAGATGCAGTTATCGATTGTGCTATCCTCTCTGGAACCTCGGATAGCACTCGATGAAAGATAAGAAGAGCCTCGCAAAAAAGATGGTGGCACTTTTCGCAATATCACTTACAAATTGGATTGTGCGAGTGATGGTAATATTTATATACTACTTTCCTGTAAAAAGGTGCTTAAAGAGGTGTTGGTGTGCAGAAAAGGCATATTCACAAACTAGTGATCATTCTTATTTTTGCACTATTATTAATTGATAGTGCAATAGCATTTTCTTTCAAAAATTGGCTTACTGGCTTTATTGCCTATGATTTAGAAACACAAAAATGTGAGGATCAGAATTCTGTTTGTAAAAAAGATTGTCTTACCCCTTATACTTCTTGTTTAAGGACATGCGATGCCAAAACTACATCGGTACCAGATAGTTGTTTAATTAGCTGTAACACCCAAAGTACTAGTTGTAGCACCACTTGCAGACAAACCCATGCAAGTTGTGTAGAATCAGTCCGTGCTGGTACTACTAGAATGACCTTAACAATATGCGATCAAAATGCAAGAGCATGTTCTAACACTTGTGCACAGAGTAAAACTAGTTGTACGGTGTCATGCAATTCAGAATTTAATCTAACTGCTTGTAAGGATGTCTGTACTCAAACAGAAAATAAGTGTAACCAAAATAATAAAATTTGCGATGACCAACTTCTTACCTGTAAACAACAAGTAGAACAACAATATCCGCCCAAAGACTGTTCTTTAGAAAATATGAAGCATAATGAATTTAAATGCAAAACAACAAGAATTTTACAGCAGTGTATTGATGGAACATTGATTAATATTCCCTGCGAAAATGGCTGTAATTCAGTGCAAAATATATGCAATGCTCCAATTGTACCAAGATCTATAATTCCCTCTAATCAATCAAAGTCAAGCACAAGAGCCGAAGTGCCTCAAAGAACACTACCATCTGAAATTCAAACATCATCTACTGCCACTCAACCCACAACGACAAGAACAGAACCTTTAGTAACAAGGCAACTCTCCATAACTCAACAAGAAAATCTTAAAAAAAGAATAGACCAATTGCTTGAATCTAAACAAGCAGGAAGAATAACTGATGAAGAGTTTGATCAAGAAATCAAAAGCAAAACACAAAGTAGTGAGGAGATTTGTTCGGTCATGACTGATTATACTCCCGACGATCCTTGTTATCAACAAGTTATTGCTCAAGACGATGTTTGCTGCACTGGTGAACAAGGATGGGACAATTTTTGTGAAAATTCTTATGCTGCTTGCGCAGATCCTGAAAGTTTTAATAACAAAGTATGCCAAGGTACATCACCTTATAACAATCAGAATGGATGTTATATTGAAACTATAAAGCTTGATGTTATGTGCTGTGATGAAGGATGGGATGAATTTTGCCAGGAAGAATATGACGCGCTTTTACAAAACGGTGATTGTGAAGTACCTGAGGAATTAGACGATGATATAAAAGATGATGATTTTGAATATGATGAAGAAGATTTTACTGTTCCGGATGTCTTTGGTTTTGATGTTGATATTAACAGTGAATTTGAAGATAATTTAGAGGTTGAAAGAATTAGGGAGGATTTTGAATTTGATCCAGAAGCAGAAGGGATTGATTTTGGTGACGAACTGGAGCAACAAGCAAGCGATCAACTAGCTGAGGAAATTATTCTTGAAGAGCTTAAACAAGCTTCTCCTGAATCACTCGAAGAACAAGAAGAGCTTGAAATTCAAAAAAGACTGGCAAATAATAGGTTTGTAGTGCTTAAAACAGAAGGAGACAATAATATCAGGTTGGGACGAAACCAGCATCGAATTCTTGAAAAAGGAACCTCATTAGCTCAAGGGAGCAGGCTGCAAACAGGAACTCTAGGAATTATTATCTTAGCCACTAATGAATTAAAAATTCGTGCTGAACCAGCATCAAAAATAGAAATTAAAAAAATAAAACAAAAAAAGACTATAAAAGAATTGGAAATAAGCCTTGAATATGGTCTTATAAAAATGAATAAAAACAAAGATGCATTATCAAAGGTTATTGTTGAAACACCAAATGCAATTATTGAAGTTAATGGCGGTGTAGAGATCTCCTATAATCAGAATGATACAACAACAAATGTCAAGGTTGCTGATGGATCTGCGCTTGTTAAAAGCAAAGTAGAATCACAAGTAACAGAAGTATTTAAAAATACTGAAACCAACGTAGAAGGAACTCCAAATATATTATTAAGATTTGCGTATTTTATTAAAGGATAAGTGAAGACTATGAAAAAGTATTTAATTATCATGATCAGCGGCATATTCATAAGCTTATTACTCTTAACAGGGAGTATGATTCTTTCGTCACCTTCTTGCGTGGGTTCCTTAAAACAAAGCATGACTGGTTTTGTTGCTGCAGAACTTACTCAAAATCAATGTGAAACAGTGTTTAATAGCTGTTCAACTGACTGCAATGCATGGTTAGATACCTGCAATCAAAAATGCGATTCTGGTTCAATTATTGAAGAGTGTTATAGCTACTGCAGTAAGCAAGACCCAAACTGTTCAGGAAAATGCGCTACAACCTACGATACTTGTTTCAAGGCAGAGCGTCAAAAACGAACACCTCTTAGTGAAATTACTAAACTATGCACCCAACAGAAAAATACCTGTGAACAAGAATGCAATCCTAAAATAGGTGAATGTCGAGAAAGCTGCAAGCAAAAAACAGATCCAGCAAGCTGTAAACAAAAGTGTGCAACTAAAAAACAGGAAACATGCGACAAGAGTTGTAATACAGGGTTAGAACAATGTAAAGTTGCTTCTACTTCAACTCGAATTGGAGAAGAAATAGTCTCAACTTCACGCGGAAGGCAGACGCAGCAACAAGTAGCTTCAACTCTTGAAGTAAGAACAGAGAACAGAGGGAGTGAAGTTGCTTCTGTAACACCGCAACAGACTGCAGCGCGTCCTCAACAATCAATACCAACAACATCTCAACAGCAACCTCAACCACAAATAAAAGTTGATGATTACAAAAAAAGAATTGATGCTTTATTAGACGCTGTAAAAAATGGCAAAGTTACTGATGAAAATTTTGCTAAGAACATGGAACGTTTGCAAAAAACATTTCCGCAACTTAATACAACTCAAGCAGCATCGCTTTTGAAAGATATTAAAGCTGGGGTTAAAACATACGATGATTTAAAACAATTACTCTACCAATCAATTGA includes the following:
- a CDS encoding PKD domain-containing protein, with the protein product MKYIKSMLFIVLMVVLASFVSAEAPLEGNAYVYLLQDEPTLTYTLTNDDGIFSVTLNGVGQIPCSGEKYCQFVDYSLENINLGNLCTEKSYTNQKLQVEVTDMLTNKYTFTLDKSNGFIAFKPDNNWVEDPNMVALFATSHVCGSELLEEALDIEKNLVEVEKAYNHISDNFAAEPNKNNDLVQAEYLEDVKPVLFNLDDLSNSFNELKSDVGPETVLDTLFKKIDQKVAQLENDLEALETQITQGEEFACAKLFGEVKCISVTDDALVLQQQKVLDDLKLDVADAIEDNNKDELSELRSKILANLNVLQTSVIQFNTIIKQYEVQKAENPDVQKIIDVLSGVVTSFNNMINDYNALLAKVDVALGLKPVQNPNTAPTADFTVGAAVVNQAVPFTGIVSDANNDALTYVWNFGDTATSTVLSPTHTYTATGAYTVTFTVSDGKAQTTATKTVTVAATPAPTTDAAKFKELQDRFDKLEKDWFKLEDDYEEAVDDDDKNDIDDAEDDLRDLEDDLQELEDDVKDFKRATTDNKLEDDAQDLQDDINDVLDDIDKILHPEKFESSSGDKGFTPSDNSNSYTSPSTTSGKKVTVGTTTQKTQPENVQVQVVDTPVMPQQPVISTTPAVDTPVEVDFKDSPVYIALVIGLVIVLLGLVGFMVAMLMVRK
- a CDS encoding FecR domain-containing protein, whose protein sequence is MQKRHIHKLVIILIFALLLIDSAIAFSFKNWLTGFIAYDLETQKCEDQNSVCKKDCLTPYTSCLRTCDAKTTSVPDSCLISCNTQSTSCSTTCRQTHASCVESVRAGTTRMTLTICDQNARACSNTCAQSKTSCTVSCNSEFNLTACKDVCTQTENKCNQNNKICDDQLLTCKQQVEQQYPPKDCSLENMKHNEFKCKTTRILQQCIDGTLINIPCENGCNSVQNICNAPIVPRSIIPSNQSKSSTRAEVPQRTLPSEIQTSSTATQPTTTRTEPLVTRQLSITQQENLKKRIDQLLESKQAGRITDEEFDQEIKSKTQSSEEICSVMTDYTPDDPCYQQVIAQDDVCCTGEQGWDNFCENSYAACADPESFNNKVCQGTSPYNNQNGCYIETIKLDVMCCDEGWDEFCQEEYDALLQNGDCEVPEELDDDIKDDDFEYDEEDFTVPDVFGFDVDINSEFEDNLEVERIREDFEFDPEAEGIDFGDELEQQASDQLAEEIILEELKQASPESLEEQEELEIQKRLANNRFVVLKTEGDNNIRLGRNQHRILEKGTSLAQGSRLQTGTLGIIILATNELKIRAEPASKIEIKKIKQKKTIKELEISLEYGLIKMNKNKDALSKVIVETPNAIIEVNGGVEISYNQNDTTTNVKVADGSALVKSKVESQVTEVFKNTETNVEGTPNILLRFAYFIKG